The following proteins are encoded in a genomic region of Pungitius pungitius chromosome 17, fPunPun2.1, whole genome shotgun sequence:
- the trim46b gene encoding tripartite motif-containing 46b isoform X3, which yields MHASLFFIQKILFFLLFVFFVRKMSPDQVSLENDELNGLYYREDFFLNIYIPYGVWPRYIVICIHMIKPGSSFFPKMAEMDLKTGTSTMETLVRTSSNMKSLEHELHCTVCKDIVKQPVVLPCQHSVCLMCASEVLVANGYPPPDLPPEPNSPASTPNTRSPRQARRPTPKNEQRPIDRVFRAGPHLSSPSMPRSPGYGTYPGGRRRKEGPPLVMMFPCVPCGRDVELGEKGLADCLRNLTLERIVERYRHTVSLGSVAVMCQFCKPPQALEATKGCADCRSNFCNECFKLYHPWGTPRAQHEHIQPTLNFRPKVLTCPEHDQEKLQFYCRSCQRLLCPLCKLRRIHTGHKILPVAHAYQALKEKITKEMNYILSNQDTVLSQITQLESSITQTEVNSVSAREQLAQSIRDLTAALAERHASLTQALEMARKKRGEALSAQVAERRGLMEHTGLMAFTQELLKETDQPCFVQAARQTHNRFSSAIENLQHFTLAADPSFRHFQLDVSKELKLLTELNFIQVPLAPVIDTQHTLAYDQLYLCWRLPQDAASAWHFSVEYRRRGVVPGGAPRGGIRGGLSAARWGWQRLDEVSGTSAVIDRLEMDSVYVLRVRGCNKAGFGEYSEEVYLHTPPAPALYFIQLHTSSSALLPRRQPSCLLRNVRSAIISRPARCNPHIPLLSPSLWSFHASCVLPPPMENPTHPSTSCSKARSVRVLTRFAVC from the exons ATGCatgcttctttgttttttattcagaagattctgtttttcctgctttttgtttttttcgtgcGTAAAATGAGCCCAGATCAAGTGTCTTTGGAAAACGACGAATTAAATGGTCTTTATTAtagagaagatttttttttgaataTATACATACCGTACGGTGTATGGCCTAGATACATCGTGATTTGTATCCATATGATAAAACCAGGAAGCAGCTTTTTTCCTAAAATGGCAGAGATGGATTTAAAAACAGGCACCTCAACGATGGAAACGTTGGTTCGTACAAGT TCTAACATGAAGAGCCTGGAGCACGAGCTGCATTGCACCGTTTGCAAGGACATCGTCAAGCAGCCCGTGGTTCTGCCATGCCAGCACAGCGTCTGCCTCATGTGTGCCTCTGAGGTCTTGGTGGCAAACGGCTACCCGCCTCCGGATCTCCCCCCGGAGCCGAACTCCCCGGCCTCCACGCCCAACACCCGCTCGCCCCGCCAGGCCAGAAGACCCACGCCTAAAAATGAGCAGCGACCCATTGACCGCGTGTTCCGGGCAG GTCCCCACCTGTCCTCGCCATCCATGCCCCGCTCTCCGGGATACGGGACATACCCGGGGGGGCGCCGCCGCAAGGAGGGCCCACCCTTGGTGATGATGTTCCCTTGTGTCCCCTGCGGCCGCGATGTGGAGCTGGGAGAGAAGGGCCTTGCTGACTGTCTGCGCAACCTCACGCTGGAGCGTATAGTGGAGAG GTACAGACACACGGTGAGTCTGGGCAGTGTGGCTGTGATGTGCCAGTTCTGTAAGCCTCCTCAGGCCTTGGAGGCCACCAAGGGCTGCGCTGACTGCAGGTCCAACTTCTGTAACGAGTGTTTTAAGCTGTATCACCCGTGGGGGACGCCACGAGCACAACATGAACATATCCAGCCTACACTCAACTTCAGACCTAAG GTTCTGACCTGCCCGGAGCATGACCAAGAGAAACTGCAGTTTTACTGTCGGTCCTGTCAGCGGCTGCTCTGCCCGCTCTGCAAACTGCGCCGCATCCACACAGGACACAAAATCCTGCCGGTGGCCCACGCCTACCAAGCCCTGAAG GAGAAGATTACGAAGGAGATGAACTACATTCTGTCCAACCAGGACACAGTCCTGTCCCAGATTACCCAGCTGGAGAGTTCCATCACTCAGACCGAG GTAAACAGCGTCTCGGCCCGAGAGCAGCTGGCTCAGAGCATCAGGGATCTGACGGCGGCTCTGGCCGAGCGCCACGCTTCGCTCACCCAGGCTCTGGAGATGGCACGCAAGAAGCGAGGCGAGGCGCTGTCGGCCCAAGTAGCGGAGAGACGGGGCCTGATGGAGCACACGGGCCTCATGGCGTTCACCCAGGAGCTACTGAAGGAAACAGACCAGCCCTGCTTTGTGCAGGCTGCTCGCCAGACCCACAACAG GTTCAGCAGCGCCATTGAGAATCTCCAGCATTTCACTCTGGCTGCTGATCCGTCCTTCAGACACTTCCAGCTGGACGTCTCCAAAGAACTCAAACTCCTGACAGAGTTGAACTTCATCCAGG TTCCACTGGCTCCAGTGATCGACACCCAGCACACCCTGGCCTACGACCAGCTCTACCTGTGCTGGCGACTGCCCCAAGACGCTGCGTCTGCCTGGCACTTCTCCGTCGAGTACCGCCGTCGGGGTGTGGTACCGGGAGGAGCGCCCCGAGGCGGCATCAGAGGAGGGCTGTCTGCCGCCCGCTGGGGCTGGCAGCGGTTGGACGAGGTGAGCGGGACCAGCGCGGTGATCGACAGGCTGGAGATGGACAGTGTGTACGTGCTGCGGGTGAGAGGCTGCAACAAGGCCGGCTTCGGCGAGTACAGCGAGGAGGTGTACCTGCACACCCCTCCCGCACCAG CTTTATACTTCATACAGCTTCACACCTCTTCTTCCGCGCTCCTTCCCCGCCGCCAACCTTCATGCCTCCTACGCAACGTAAGAAGTGCAATCATCTCTCGACCGGCCCGCTGCAACCCTCAtatccctctcctctctccctctctgtggtcATTCCATGCCTCCTGTGTTCTTCCACCCCCCATGGAGAACCCCACtcacccctccacctcctgctctaAAGCGAGATCTGTCAGAGTACTGACGAGGTTTGCAGTTTGTTAA
- the trim46b gene encoding tripartite motif-containing 46b isoform X1: protein MHASLFFIQKILFFLLFVFFVRKMSPDQVSLENDELNGLYYREDFFLNIYIPYGVWPRYIVICIHMIKPGSSFFPKMAEMDLKTGTSTMETLVRTSSNMKSLEHELHCTVCKDIVKQPVVLPCQHSVCLMCASEVLVANGYPPPDLPPEPNSPASTPNTRSPRQARRPTPKNEQRPIDRVFRAGPHLSSPSMPRSPGYGTYPGGRRRKEGPPLVMMFPCVPCGRDVELGEKGLADCLRNLTLERIVERYRHTVSLGSVAVMCQFCKPPQALEATKGCADCRSNFCNECFKLYHPWGTPRAQHEHIQPTLNFRPKVLTCPEHDQEKLQFYCRSCQRLLCPLCKLRRIHTGHKILPVAHAYQALKEKITKEMNYILSNQDTVLSQITQLESSITQTEVNSVSAREQLAQSIRDLTAALAERHASLTQALEMARKKRGEALSAQVAERRGLMEHTGLMAFTQELLKETDQPCFVQAARQTHNRFSSAIENLQHFTLAADPSFRHFQLDVSKELKLLTELNFIQVPLAPVIDTQHTLAYDQLYLCWRLPQDAASAWHFSVEYRRRGVVPGGAPRGGIRGGLSAARWGWQRLDEVSGTSAVIDRLEMDSVYVLRVRGCNKAGFGEYSEEVYLHTPPAPVLNFYLDSRWGLHADRLVVSKEQRCARSVPGLSLMQAADHALTSCHLTSDLLVGDVAITQGRHYWACSVEPGSYLVKVGVGLESKLQEWFHLPQDMASPRYDPDSGHDSGAEDALDSAPPFCFLTMGMGKIYLPQHNHHHHSSHGNGTRDPIINGPSSSAGLTYPLPPRLGVCLDFEKGRVTFYDAHSLRPLWEGHVDCSGPVCPAFCFIGGGALQLQELVANRNADQTPVRRVTIQPRVSNSKNN, encoded by the exons ATGCatgcttctttgttttttattcagaagattctgtttttcctgctttttgtttttttcgtgcGTAAAATGAGCCCAGATCAAGTGTCTTTGGAAAACGACGAATTAAATGGTCTTTATTAtagagaagatttttttttgaataTATACATACCGTACGGTGTATGGCCTAGATACATCGTGATTTGTATCCATATGATAAAACCAGGAAGCAGCTTTTTTCCTAAAATGGCAGAGATGGATTTAAAAACAGGCACCTCAACGATGGAAACGTTGGTTCGTACAAGT TCTAACATGAAGAGCCTGGAGCACGAGCTGCATTGCACCGTTTGCAAGGACATCGTCAAGCAGCCCGTGGTTCTGCCATGCCAGCACAGCGTCTGCCTCATGTGTGCCTCTGAGGTCTTGGTGGCAAACGGCTACCCGCCTCCGGATCTCCCCCCGGAGCCGAACTCCCCGGCCTCCACGCCCAACACCCGCTCGCCCCGCCAGGCCAGAAGACCCACGCCTAAAAATGAGCAGCGACCCATTGACCGCGTGTTCCGGGCAG GTCCCCACCTGTCCTCGCCATCCATGCCCCGCTCTCCGGGATACGGGACATACCCGGGGGGGCGCCGCCGCAAGGAGGGCCCACCCTTGGTGATGATGTTCCCTTGTGTCCCCTGCGGCCGCGATGTGGAGCTGGGAGAGAAGGGCCTTGCTGACTGTCTGCGCAACCTCACGCTGGAGCGTATAGTGGAGAG GTACAGACACACGGTGAGTCTGGGCAGTGTGGCTGTGATGTGCCAGTTCTGTAAGCCTCCTCAGGCCTTGGAGGCCACCAAGGGCTGCGCTGACTGCAGGTCCAACTTCTGTAACGAGTGTTTTAAGCTGTATCACCCGTGGGGGACGCCACGAGCACAACATGAACATATCCAGCCTACACTCAACTTCAGACCTAAG GTTCTGACCTGCCCGGAGCATGACCAAGAGAAACTGCAGTTTTACTGTCGGTCCTGTCAGCGGCTGCTCTGCCCGCTCTGCAAACTGCGCCGCATCCACACAGGACACAAAATCCTGCCGGTGGCCCACGCCTACCAAGCCCTGAAG GAGAAGATTACGAAGGAGATGAACTACATTCTGTCCAACCAGGACACAGTCCTGTCCCAGATTACCCAGCTGGAGAGTTCCATCACTCAGACCGAG GTAAACAGCGTCTCGGCCCGAGAGCAGCTGGCTCAGAGCATCAGGGATCTGACGGCGGCTCTGGCCGAGCGCCACGCTTCGCTCACCCAGGCTCTGGAGATGGCACGCAAGAAGCGAGGCGAGGCGCTGTCGGCCCAAGTAGCGGAGAGACGGGGCCTGATGGAGCACACGGGCCTCATGGCGTTCACCCAGGAGCTACTGAAGGAAACAGACCAGCCCTGCTTTGTGCAGGCTGCTCGCCAGACCCACAACAG GTTCAGCAGCGCCATTGAGAATCTCCAGCATTTCACTCTGGCTGCTGATCCGTCCTTCAGACACTTCCAGCTGGACGTCTCCAAAGAACTCAAACTCCTGACAGAGTTGAACTTCATCCAGG TTCCACTGGCTCCAGTGATCGACACCCAGCACACCCTGGCCTACGACCAGCTCTACCTGTGCTGGCGACTGCCCCAAGACGCTGCGTCTGCCTGGCACTTCTCCGTCGAGTACCGCCGTCGGGGTGTGGTACCGGGAGGAGCGCCCCGAGGCGGCATCAGAGGAGGGCTGTCTGCCGCCCGCTGGGGCTGGCAGCGGTTGGACGAGGTGAGCGGGACCAGCGCGGTGATCGACAGGCTGGAGATGGACAGTGTGTACGTGCTGCGGGTGAGAGGCTGCAACAAGGCCGGCTTCGGCGAGTACAGCGAGGAGGTGTACCTGCACACCCCTCCCGCACCAG TGCTCAACTTCTACCTGGACTCTCGCTGGGGTCTCCATGCCGACCGGCTGGTGGTCAGCAAAGAGCAGCGCTGTGCTCGCAGCGTCCCCGGTCTGTCCCTGATGCAGGCCGCTGACCACGccctcacttcctgtcacctGACCTCAGACCTCCTGGTGGGGGACGTAGCTATCACTCAAGGAAGGCACTACTGGGCATGCTCAGTGGAGCCTGGGTCTTACCTTGTGAAG GTGGGAGTTGGTCTGGAATCTAAACTGCAGGAATGGTTCCACCTCCCACAGGACATGGCCAGTCCCCG ctacGACCCGGACAGCGGTCATGACAGCGGGGCAGAGGATGCTCTGGACTCTGCTCCGCCATTCTGTTTCCTCACTATGGGGATGGGTAAGATCTACCTGCCGCAGCACAACCATCACCACCACAGTAGCCATGGAAACGGTACCCGAGACCCCATCATCAACGGGCCCTCCTCGTCCGCGGGCCTCACCTACCCGTTGCCTCCTCGGCTCGGTGTGTGCCTTGACTTTGAGAAGGGTCGCGTCACCTTCTATGATGCCCACTCCCTTCGACCTCTGTGGGAAGGTCACGTGGATTGCTCCGGCCCCGTGTGCCCGGCTTTCTGTTTCATtggtgggggggctctgcagctgcaggagctggTAGCCAATCGCAATGCGGACCAGACTCCAGTCAGAAGGGTAACCATCCAGCCCCGTGTGTCTAATTCAAAGAACAACTGA
- the trim46b gene encoding tripartite motif-containing 46b isoform X2 has translation MAPRFQVKSNMKSLEHELHCTVCKDIVKQPVVLPCQHSVCLMCASEVLVANGYPPPDLPPEPNSPASTPNTRSPRQARRPTPKNEQRPIDRVFRAGPHLSSPSMPRSPGYGTYPGGRRRKEGPPLVMMFPCVPCGRDVELGEKGLADCLRNLTLERIVERYRHTVSLGSVAVMCQFCKPPQALEATKGCADCRSNFCNECFKLYHPWGTPRAQHEHIQPTLNFRPKVLTCPEHDQEKLQFYCRSCQRLLCPLCKLRRIHTGHKILPVAHAYQALKEKITKEMNYILSNQDTVLSQITQLESSITQTEVNSVSAREQLAQSIRDLTAALAERHASLTQALEMARKKRGEALSAQVAERRGLMEHTGLMAFTQELLKETDQPCFVQAARQTHNRFSSAIENLQHFTLAADPSFRHFQLDVSKELKLLTELNFIQVPLAPVIDTQHTLAYDQLYLCWRLPQDAASAWHFSVEYRRRGVVPGGAPRGGIRGGLSAARWGWQRLDEVSGTSAVIDRLEMDSVYVLRVRGCNKAGFGEYSEEVYLHTPPAPVLNFYLDSRWGLHADRLVVSKEQRCARSVPGLSLMQAADHALTSCHLTSDLLVGDVAITQGRHYWACSVEPGSYLVKVGVGLESKLQEWFHLPQDMASPRYDPDSGHDSGAEDALDSAPPFCFLTMGMGKIYLPQHNHHHHSSHGNGTRDPIINGPSSSAGLTYPLPPRLGVCLDFEKGRVTFYDAHSLRPLWEGHVDCSGPVCPAFCFIGGGALQLQELVANRNADQTPVRRVTIQPRVSNSKNN, from the exons ATGGCGCCCAGATTCCAGGTGAAG TCTAACATGAAGAGCCTGGAGCACGAGCTGCATTGCACCGTTTGCAAGGACATCGTCAAGCAGCCCGTGGTTCTGCCATGCCAGCACAGCGTCTGCCTCATGTGTGCCTCTGAGGTCTTGGTGGCAAACGGCTACCCGCCTCCGGATCTCCCCCCGGAGCCGAACTCCCCGGCCTCCACGCCCAACACCCGCTCGCCCCGCCAGGCCAGAAGACCCACGCCTAAAAATGAGCAGCGACCCATTGACCGCGTGTTCCGGGCAG GTCCCCACCTGTCCTCGCCATCCATGCCCCGCTCTCCGGGATACGGGACATACCCGGGGGGGCGCCGCCGCAAGGAGGGCCCACCCTTGGTGATGATGTTCCCTTGTGTCCCCTGCGGCCGCGATGTGGAGCTGGGAGAGAAGGGCCTTGCTGACTGTCTGCGCAACCTCACGCTGGAGCGTATAGTGGAGAG GTACAGACACACGGTGAGTCTGGGCAGTGTGGCTGTGATGTGCCAGTTCTGTAAGCCTCCTCAGGCCTTGGAGGCCACCAAGGGCTGCGCTGACTGCAGGTCCAACTTCTGTAACGAGTGTTTTAAGCTGTATCACCCGTGGGGGACGCCACGAGCACAACATGAACATATCCAGCCTACACTCAACTTCAGACCTAAG GTTCTGACCTGCCCGGAGCATGACCAAGAGAAACTGCAGTTTTACTGTCGGTCCTGTCAGCGGCTGCTCTGCCCGCTCTGCAAACTGCGCCGCATCCACACAGGACACAAAATCCTGCCGGTGGCCCACGCCTACCAAGCCCTGAAG GAGAAGATTACGAAGGAGATGAACTACATTCTGTCCAACCAGGACACAGTCCTGTCCCAGATTACCCAGCTGGAGAGTTCCATCACTCAGACCGAG GTAAACAGCGTCTCGGCCCGAGAGCAGCTGGCTCAGAGCATCAGGGATCTGACGGCGGCTCTGGCCGAGCGCCACGCTTCGCTCACCCAGGCTCTGGAGATGGCACGCAAGAAGCGAGGCGAGGCGCTGTCGGCCCAAGTAGCGGAGAGACGGGGCCTGATGGAGCACACGGGCCTCATGGCGTTCACCCAGGAGCTACTGAAGGAAACAGACCAGCCCTGCTTTGTGCAGGCTGCTCGCCAGACCCACAACAG GTTCAGCAGCGCCATTGAGAATCTCCAGCATTTCACTCTGGCTGCTGATCCGTCCTTCAGACACTTCCAGCTGGACGTCTCCAAAGAACTCAAACTCCTGACAGAGTTGAACTTCATCCAGG TTCCACTGGCTCCAGTGATCGACACCCAGCACACCCTGGCCTACGACCAGCTCTACCTGTGCTGGCGACTGCCCCAAGACGCTGCGTCTGCCTGGCACTTCTCCGTCGAGTACCGCCGTCGGGGTGTGGTACCGGGAGGAGCGCCCCGAGGCGGCATCAGAGGAGGGCTGTCTGCCGCCCGCTGGGGCTGGCAGCGGTTGGACGAGGTGAGCGGGACCAGCGCGGTGATCGACAGGCTGGAGATGGACAGTGTGTACGTGCTGCGGGTGAGAGGCTGCAACAAGGCCGGCTTCGGCGAGTACAGCGAGGAGGTGTACCTGCACACCCCTCCCGCACCAG TGCTCAACTTCTACCTGGACTCTCGCTGGGGTCTCCATGCCGACCGGCTGGTGGTCAGCAAAGAGCAGCGCTGTGCTCGCAGCGTCCCCGGTCTGTCCCTGATGCAGGCCGCTGACCACGccctcacttcctgtcacctGACCTCAGACCTCCTGGTGGGGGACGTAGCTATCACTCAAGGAAGGCACTACTGGGCATGCTCAGTGGAGCCTGGGTCTTACCTTGTGAAG GTGGGAGTTGGTCTGGAATCTAAACTGCAGGAATGGTTCCACCTCCCACAGGACATGGCCAGTCCCCG ctacGACCCGGACAGCGGTCATGACAGCGGGGCAGAGGATGCTCTGGACTCTGCTCCGCCATTCTGTTTCCTCACTATGGGGATGGGTAAGATCTACCTGCCGCAGCACAACCATCACCACCACAGTAGCCATGGAAACGGTACCCGAGACCCCATCATCAACGGGCCCTCCTCGTCCGCGGGCCTCACCTACCCGTTGCCTCCTCGGCTCGGTGTGTGCCTTGACTTTGAGAAGGGTCGCGTCACCTTCTATGATGCCCACTCCCTTCGACCTCTGTGGGAAGGTCACGTGGATTGCTCCGGCCCCGTGTGCCCGGCTTTCTGTTTCATtggtgggggggctctgcagctgcaggagctggTAGCCAATCGCAATGCGGACCAGACTCCAGTCAGAAGGGTAACCATCCAGCCCCGTGTGTCTAATTCAAAGAACAACTGA
- the dpm3 gene encoding dolichol-phosphate mannosyltransferase subunit 3: MTKLLEWLFGGSVVGAVWALVSFDLLDLSLPQTYREVAWPMPLYLLVSFGCYSLATVGYRVATFNDCDEAAKELLEQIQEAKVDLKKRGLKM; this comes from the coding sequence ATGACAAAACTTCTGGAGTGGCTGTTCGGTGGGTCCGTGGTGGGAGCAGTCTGGGCTTTGGTCTCCTTCGACCTGTTGGACCTGAGCCTGCCTCAGACTTACAGAGAGGTGGCCTGGCCGATGCCTCTATACCTGCTGGTTTCATTCGGCTGCTACTCGCTGGCCACGGTGGGCTACAGGGTGGCCACCTTCAATGACTGCGATGAGGCGGCCAAGGAACTGCTGGAGCAGATCCAAGAGGCCAAAGTGGACTTAAAGAAAAGGGGCCTAAAGATGTAG